Proteins from a genomic interval of Vreelandella profundi:
- a CDS encoding HAD family acid phosphatase: MSAVIVDVDGTLAEFHPHQVSDWVLGSQKQWEPFFAHMAEAPVIDAVAKLVTILKTQGQQIVICSGRPDSHREHTQRWLERHAIPFDAMYLRPEGDDHVDDEEVKTALLKQMRDDGFAPWLVLDDRDAVVAQWRALGLTCLQCAPGDF; the protein is encoded by the coding sequence ATGTCCGCAGTAATTGTCGACGTTGACGGTACCCTTGCCGAGTTTCATCCCCACCAGGTCAGCGATTGGGTGCTGGGTAGCCAAAAACAGTGGGAGCCGTTCTTCGCCCATATGGCCGAAGCACCGGTGATTGATGCGGTTGCCAAGCTGGTCACTATTCTCAAGACGCAAGGCCAGCAGATTGTGATTTGCAGCGGCCGCCCGGATAGCCACCGCGAGCATACTCAGCGTTGGTTAGAGCGTCACGCCATCCCTTTTGATGCCATGTACCTGCGCCCAGAAGGCGATGACCATGTGGATGATGAAGAGGTGAAAACCGCGCTGCTCAAGCAAATGCGCGACGATGGGTTCGCCCCCTGGCTGGTGCTGGATGATCGTGATGCCGTGGTTGCCCAGTGGCGCGCGCTGGGCCTTACCTGCCTACAGTGCGCGCCGGGGGATTTCTGA
- a CDS encoding ABC transporter substrate-binding protein yields MNLIRSMLLAVSGVSASYAMADTTDYPLTLNNCGKQISFSAAPNGTVTIGQSATEILYALGLGDQVLATSVWFTPVLPQFSELNTAIERIADNDPSFESVVNQRPELVAVQYEWHVGATGSVGTREQFDDLGIATYIMPADCDTKDNTTGGDGMRTAPFSPAHIYKGIVELAEIFNVQSAGEALIESLDTREADAVAAAAQLDLPDNLSAVFWFSSPDNGVAPFVAGQLGAPGYMMKSLGIHNVIQSDEEWPTVDWETIARANPDVIVIAHMDRRRYPADDIDAKRAFLESDPVTREMQAVQNGHIIEMDAHAMSATMRTLFGLETLSDALSGMTFER; encoded by the coding sequence ATGAACCTCATTCGCTCAATGCTGCTGGCAGTGTCTGGAGTGTCTGCCAGCTATGCCATGGCTGATACAACGGACTACCCGCTGACGCTGAATAACTGCGGCAAGCAGATTAGCTTTTCAGCAGCGCCCAACGGTACGGTCACCATCGGCCAGTCGGCAACCGAAATCCTCTATGCGCTGGGGCTGGGCGATCAGGTATTGGCCACGTCTGTATGGTTTACGCCCGTATTACCGCAATTTAGTGAGCTTAACACCGCCATTGAACGCATCGCCGATAACGACCCAAGCTTTGAGTCAGTGGTTAACCAACGCCCCGAACTAGTCGCTGTGCAGTATGAATGGCATGTTGGCGCGACAGGCAGCGTAGGAACGCGTGAGCAGTTTGACGATCTGGGCATTGCTACATACATCATGCCTGCCGACTGCGATACCAAAGATAACACCACCGGCGGCGACGGCATGCGTACTGCGCCGTTTTCGCCGGCTCACATTTACAAGGGCATTGTCGAGCTCGCCGAAATCTTCAATGTGCAATCGGCTGGGGAAGCGCTGATTGAGAGCCTTGATACTCGTGAAGCAGACGCGGTTGCCGCCGCCGCCCAACTTGATCTACCGGATAACCTTTCTGCAGTGTTCTGGTTCTCCTCGCCCGATAATGGCGTTGCCCCCTTTGTCGCGGGGCAACTGGGCGCGCCCGGCTATATGATGAAATCACTAGGGATACACAACGTCATCCAGTCCGATGAGGAGTGGCCCACGGTAGACTGGGAGACTATTGCTCGAGCCAATCCGGACGTGATTGTCATCGCGCATATGGACCGCCGCCGCTATCCCGCTGACGATATCGACGCCAAGCGTGCATTTCTGGAAAGCGACCCTGTGACGCGTGAAATGCAAGCGGTTCAAAACGGCCATATCATCGAGATGGATGCCCACGCCATGAGCGCGACAATGCGCACTCTTTTCGGGCTTGAAACATTATCAGATGCCCTGTCGGGGATGACCTTCGAGCGATGA
- a CDS encoding FecCD family ABC transporter permease — MNRASALTTWPCLQVRGLWCWLAPLILFSALIAGTAIGETSIPVETVLKVLANQLLGAGYPVDRIDAGIIWSYRLSRAVVAACCGAGLALAGVVLQALLRNPLADPYLMGISAGASTGAVLVAVAGFGAGVVTLSVGAMVGAIAAFGLVVVLAYAASDSAGGGTQASSTIILAGIAGSSLFNALTAFIIAKSASAEQARGIMFWLMGNLSGVRWDNAFLAVPTALGGLLICLWYRRTLDAFTFGVDSAASMGIAVRRDRGILIATVALITAVMVSMVGAIGFVGLVIPHAMRCLTGSRHTRLVPASALAGAVFLIGADVVSRVLVAGQVLPIGVVTALVGAPIFALILIRGARSR, encoded by the coding sequence ATGAACAGGGCATCTGCGCTCACGACATGGCCGTGCCTTCAGGTGCGTGGCCTTTGGTGCTGGCTGGCGCCGCTGATTCTCTTCTCGGCGCTCATCGCCGGAACCGCCATTGGCGAGACGTCGATACCGGTAGAAACGGTCCTGAAGGTGCTTGCCAATCAGTTGTTGGGAGCTGGCTATCCCGTTGATCGAATCGATGCCGGGATTATCTGGAGTTATCGTCTAAGCCGCGCAGTCGTCGCGGCATGCTGTGGTGCCGGGCTGGCGCTGGCCGGTGTTGTGCTTCAGGCGCTGCTGCGCAATCCGCTGGCCGATCCCTACCTGATGGGAATTTCCGCAGGCGCATCGACCGGCGCCGTTTTGGTCGCCGTTGCTGGGTTTGGCGCAGGCGTTGTAACCCTCTCGGTGGGTGCCATGGTCGGAGCCATTGCGGCATTCGGGCTGGTGGTAGTGCTCGCCTACGCAGCGTCTGATAGCGCCGGTGGTGGAACACAAGCATCCAGCACAATCATTTTGGCCGGTATCGCCGGATCGAGCCTGTTTAACGCGTTGACGGCGTTTATCATTGCCAAGTCGGCCAGCGCGGAGCAGGCCCGCGGCATCATGTTTTGGCTGATGGGCAATCTTTCCGGCGTTCGCTGGGACAACGCCTTTCTTGCCGTACCCACCGCGCTTGGCGGCCTGTTGATCTGCCTCTGGTATCGGCGAACGCTGGATGCCTTTACCTTTGGCGTCGACAGTGCGGCATCCATGGGCATCGCCGTGCGCCGTGATCGGGGAATCCTGATCGCCACCGTCGCGCTGATAACCGCTGTGATGGTTTCCATGGTAGGTGCTATCGGCTTTGTGGGGTTGGTAATTCCTCATGCCATGCGATGTCTAACGGGGAGCCGGCACACCCGCCTAGTGCCCGCCTCTGCATTGGCGGGCGCGGTATTTCTGATCGGCGCTGACGTGGTGTCCCGAGTACTGGTTGCGGGGCAGGTACTCCCCATTGGGGTTGTCACGGCACTGGTCGGCGCGCCGATTTTCGCTTTAATACTGATTCGCGGAGCAAGATCACGATGA
- a CDS encoding ABC transporter ATP-binding protein produces MKLAAENLSWTVQGRTLLKDVSFEIAAGETFGLIGPNGSGKTTLLRLFAGLQKSKVGRVRVGEQDMGRMRQRDIARLVALVEQQANTTERISVHQAVSLGRTPFLSPFHPWSDEDEAIISRALADVGMQSMAERLWHTLSGGERQRAHIARALAQQPSVLLLDEPTNHLDIRHQLAILQLVRQLPITVVIALHDLNQAMDCDRIGVIESGRLVDLGTPRQVLTCRRLRQTFGVHADIIEDPIGQGQIMRFRQAV; encoded by the coding sequence ATGAAGCTCGCCGCAGAAAATCTGAGCTGGACAGTTCAGGGACGCACGCTGCTGAAGGATGTCAGCTTTGAAATTGCCGCTGGTGAGACCTTTGGGCTGATCGGGCCGAACGGCTCTGGTAAAACGACGCTGCTACGTCTGTTTGCCGGCCTGCAAAAATCTAAAGTGGGTCGCGTACGAGTCGGCGAGCAAGATATGGGCCGCATGCGTCAGCGCGACATAGCGCGCTTGGTGGCGCTGGTCGAGCAGCAGGCCAACACCACTGAGCGCATCAGCGTTCACCAGGCCGTATCACTGGGTCGTACCCCCTTTCTTTCGCCGTTTCACCCCTGGTCTGATGAGGATGAAGCCATCATCTCGCGCGCGCTGGCGGATGTGGGTATGCAGTCGATGGCTGAGCGTCTTTGGCATACGCTTTCCGGCGGCGAGCGCCAGCGCGCCCACATTGCGCGAGCCCTGGCCCAACAGCCTAGCGTGCTACTGCTGGATGAGCCCACCAACCACCTGGATATTCGCCACCAGCTCGCCATTCTTCAGTTAGTCAGGCAACTTCCCATTACGGTGGTGATTGCTCTCCACGATCTAAACCAGGCCATGGACTGTGACCGTATTGGCGTTATAGAAAGCGGTCGACTGGTCGATTTGGGCACGCCTCGGCAAGTGCTGACGTGCCGTCGGCTGCGCCAAACCTTTGGCGTGCATGCCGACATTATTGAAGACCCCATTGGGCAAGGACAGATTATGCGTTTTCGCCAAGCAGTCTAG
- a CDS encoding DUF1289 domain-containing protein: protein MAKKIDSPCISTCQLKGGMCSSCGRSIEEIRHWKSMKRPEKISTLKRAEQRRKKLNK from the coding sequence ATGGCCAAAAAAATTGACAGTCCCTGCATATCCACTTGCCAGTTGAAAGGCGGCATGTGTTCCAGCTGTGGGCGCAGCATTGAAGAGATCCGCCACTGGAAATCCATGAAGCGGCCCGAGAAAATCTCTACCCTTAAGCGAGCCGAACAGCGGCGAAAGAAGCTCAACAAATAG